One genomic segment of Aquamicrobium lusatiense includes these proteins:
- the lpdA gene encoding dihydrolipoyl dehydrogenase, which yields MAEAYDVIIIGSGPGGYVTAVRSAQLGFRTAIVEREHLGGICLNWGCIPTKALLRSAEIKHYAENPGAYGLKIDGKVSADIDAVVERSRGVSRRLNGGVAFLMKKNKVDVIWGEAKLSKPGEIVVSKSSKKPMEPQNPVPKGVKGEGTYTAKHIIVATGARPRALPGIEPDGKLIWSYFEAMVPKEMPKSLLVMGSGAIGIEFASFYRTMGAEVTVVEVMPQVMPVEDAEISKFAQKQFEKQGMKILLEAKVTKVEKGANSITAHVETKDGKVEKITADRMISAVGVVGNIENLGLEALGVKTDRGCVVVDGYGNTNVPGIYAIGDVAGPPMLAHKAEHEGVICVEKIAGVPGVHGLDKSKIPGCTYCSPQVASVGLTEAKARADGRDIRVGRFQFAANGKAIALGEDQGLIKTIFDKKTGELLGAHMVGAEVTELIQGFVVAMNLETTEEELMHTVFPHPTLSEMMKESVLDAYGRALNA from the coding sequence ATGGCCGAGGCTTACGACGTCATCATCATCGGTTCCGGTCCGGGCGGCTATGTGACGGCCGTTCGCTCCGCGCAGCTTGGTTTCAGGACCGCGATCGTGGAACGCGAGCATCTGGGCGGCATCTGCCTCAACTGGGGCTGCATTCCCACCAAGGCGTTGCTGCGCTCGGCCGAGATCAAGCATTACGCCGAGAATCCCGGCGCCTATGGCCTGAAGATCGACGGCAAGGTCAGCGCCGACATCGATGCGGTGGTGGAGCGCTCGCGCGGTGTTTCGCGCCGGCTGAACGGCGGCGTCGCCTTTTTGATGAAGAAGAACAAGGTCGACGTGATCTGGGGCGAGGCCAAGCTTTCCAAACCCGGTGAGATCGTCGTTTCCAAAAGCTCCAAAAAGCCGATGGAGCCGCAGAACCCGGTGCCGAAGGGCGTGAAGGGCGAAGGCACCTATACGGCCAAGCACATCATCGTCGCCACCGGCGCGCGGCCGCGCGCGCTGCCCGGCATCGAGCCGGACGGCAAGCTGATCTGGAGCTATTTCGAGGCCATGGTGCCGAAGGAAATGCCGAAGTCGCTGCTGGTCATGGGCTCGGGCGCTATCGGCATCGAGTTCGCCTCGTTCTACCGCACCATGGGCGCCGAGGTGACCGTGGTCGAGGTGATGCCGCAGGTCATGCCGGTCGAGGATGCGGAAATCTCCAAATTCGCCCAGAAGCAGTTCGAAAAGCAGGGCATGAAGATCCTGCTCGAAGCCAAGGTGACGAAGGTCGAGAAGGGCGCGAACTCGATCACCGCCCATGTCGAGACGAAGGACGGCAAGGTGGAGAAGATCACCGCCGACCGCATGATTTCGGCCGTTGGCGTTGTCGGCAACATCGAAAATCTCGGGCTGGAAGCGCTTGGCGTGAAGACCGACCGCGGCTGCGTGGTGGTGGACGGCTACGGCAACACCAATGTGCCGGGCATCTACGCCATCGGCGACGTCGCCGGCCCGCCCATGCTGGCGCACAAGGCCGAGCATGAAGGCGTGATCTGCGTGGAGAAGATCGCCGGCGTGCCGGGCGTGCATGGTCTCGACAAGTCGAAGATTCCCGGCTGCACCTATTGCAGCCCGCAGGTGGCATCCGTCGGCCTCACCGAAGCAAAGGCCAGGGCGGACGGCCGCGACATCCGGGTCGGCCGCTTCCAGTTCGCGGCCAATGGCAAGGCCATCGCGCTCGGCGAGGATCAGGGTCTGATCAAGACTATCTTCGACAAGAAGACGGGTGAGTTGCTGGGCGCGCACATGGTCGGCGCGGAAGTGACCGAGCTGATCCAGGGTTTCGTCGTGGCGATGAACCTCGAAACCACCGAGGAGGAGTTGATGCACACGGTGTTCCCGCATCCGACCCTTTCGGAGATGATGAAGGAAAGCGTGCTCGATGCCTACGGGCGCGCGCTGAACGCCTGA
- a CDS encoding GNAT family N-acetyltransferase, with amino-acid sequence MPDAIAIRPAQKSDAAELAILVDISSHGFASWFWYGAVLNGSKETAFEEGRSFMRSDTQPAAWQDASIAVVGEEIAGVIIGHPVLPSIREETAPHPVVEPILELQKMIVDHWFIDSLGVYRHHRGKGLGKRLLAHEIVRAGNRPVSLITESDNDTALGLYKSHGFAEVTRRQAVPLTADGKQHDWVLLTRSAA; translated from the coding sequence GTGCCGGATGCCATCGCCATCAGGCCCGCCCAGAAGAGTGACGCTGCGGAACTCGCCATTCTGGTCGATATTTCGTCGCACGGTTTTGCGTCGTGGTTTTGGTATGGCGCGGTGCTGAACGGCTCGAAGGAGACAGCCTTCGAGGAAGGCCGTTCCTTCATGCGCTCCGATACGCAGCCCGCGGCGTGGCAGGATGCCAGCATCGCTGTGGTTGGCGAAGAGATCGCCGGCGTCATCATCGGCCATCCGGTCCTGCCTTCGATCCGGGAAGAAACGGCGCCGCATCCTGTTGTCGAGCCGATCCTCGAACTGCAGAAGATGATTGTGGATCACTGGTTTATCGACAGCCTCGGCGTTTACCGCCATCATCGCGGCAAGGGGCTGGGCAAACGGCTGCTTGCGCATGAGATCGTTCGCGCCGGCAACCGGCCGGTGAGCCTGATCACCGAAAGTGACAACGACACCGCGCTTGGACTTTACAAATCGCATGGATTCGCCGAGGTGACGCGACGGCAGGCTGTCCCGCTCACCGCAGATGGCAAGCAACATGACTGGGTGCTGCTGACGCGCAGCGCCGCTTGA